GGGAGTCCAGGTGTTCGTGTGCGATCGTGAGCGGGAATCGAGCCTGTTGGACAGGGGAAACGGGCCCCGGGAGGCGCGGACACCGAGCGGGCGGAACGGGCAGGCGGAGGAGGCCGGGTGGCGAGCACGGGCGAGATACGGCGGGCGCGGTACGCCGTCGCGGCGGTGTTCGCCGCGCACGGCGCGGTCACCGGCAGCTTCGCCACCCGGGTCCCCTGGGTGCAGGACCACGCCGGGATCAGCGCCGGGCAGCTCGGTCTCGCGCTCGCCATGCCCGCCCTCGGTGCCGCCAGCGCGATGCCGCTCGCCGGCCGGATCAGCCACACCTTCGGCGCCCGCCGCGCGCTGCGCGGGCTGATGGTCATGTGGTGTCTCGCGCTGGTGCTGCCGGCCCTCGCGCCCGGGCTCGCGACGCTCTGCGCGGGCCTGTTCGTGTACGGCGCGACCGCCGGCATGGCGGATGTCGCGATGAACGCGCTCGGCGTCGACGTGGAACAGCGGCTCGGCCGCTCGATCATGTCCGGGCTGCACGGCATGTGGAGCGGCGGCGCGCTCGCGGGCTCCGCGGCCGGCACCGTCGCCGCGCACACCGAGCTGGACGGCCGGGTGCACTTCGCGCTCGCCGCCGCCGTCCTCACCGCGGTCTCGGCCGTCGCCTGCCGCTGGGTGCTGGAGCCCGTCGCGCACGCCGACGAGGAGCCGCCGCCGCACTTCGCGCTGCCACCGCGCTCGGCGCTGCTCATCGGCGCGGTCGGGTTCTGCGCGGTGTTCGCCGAGGGCGCCAGCCTGGACTGGTCGGCGGTCTACCTGCGCGACGAGATGGGCTCCTCCCCCGGCCTCGCCGCCGCGTGCACCACGGGCTTCGCGCTGACGATGGCGGTGGCCCGGCTGGTGGGCGACGCGGTCGTCGAACGCCTCGGCCCGGTGCGCACGGTGCGCGCGGGCGGGATGCTGGCGACGCTCGGCGGGGTGCTCATCGTCACCTCGTCCGCCGCGGCGCAGGCGATGGCCGGGTTCGGGCTGCTGGGGCTGGGCATCGCGGTCGTCGTGCCGGTGGTCTTCGCGGCGGCGGCCCGGTCCGCCCACGCGCCGAGCCAGGCGATCGCGGGGGTGGCGACAATCATGTACGCCTCCGGGCTGATCGCCCCGGCGGCGATCGGGCAGGTCGCCGACGCGACGTCGCTGACCGTGTCGTTCGGGCTGGTGACCGTGCTGGCCACCGGGCTCATCGCGGGCGCGGGGCTGCTGCGCGGGCAGCGCTCAAAGACGCGGGCCAAGGCGCCCGGCGCCGTACCGGATCCGGCGCCCGCGCCGGGCACGGACATGTAGGCGGGTGGCCGAGCCCGTACGGGCCCTCAGCCCACCGCCTTCGCCGCCGCGCGGCCCGCGGCCCGGCCGGAGAAGAGGCACCCGCCGAGGAACGTGCCCTCCAGCGCGCGGTACCCGTGGACGCCGCCCCCGCCGAAGCCGGCGGCCTCCCCGGCCGCGTACACGCCCGGCAGCGGCTCCCCGCCCTCGGCGAGCACCCGCGAGGACAGGTCCGTCTCCAGCCCGCCGAGGGACTTGCGGGTGAGGATGTTCAGCCGTACGGCGATGAGGGGGCCGTTCTTCGGGTCCAGGAAGCGGTGCGGGGAGGCGGCGCGGATGAGCTTGTCGCCGAGGAAGTTGCGGGCGCCGCGGAGGGCGGTGATCTGCATGTCCTTCGTGTAGGCGTTGTCGATCTCGCGGTCGCGGGCGGTGAGCGTGCGGCGCAGCGCCTCCTCGTCGATGAGCTTGTCGCCGGTCAGCTCGTTCATCCTGCGGACCAGGGTGGCGAGGTCGCGTTCGACGATGAAGTCGACGCCGTTGTCCATGAACGCCTGCACGGGCGCGGGCGCCCCGGAGCCGGCCCGGCCCAGCACGT
The Streptomyces sp. CNQ-509 DNA segment above includes these coding regions:
- a CDS encoding MFS transporter; protein product: MASTGEIRRARYAVAAVFAAHGAVTGSFATRVPWVQDHAGISAGQLGLALAMPALGAASAMPLAGRISHTFGARRALRGLMVMWCLALVLPALAPGLATLCAGLFVYGATAGMADVAMNALGVDVEQRLGRSIMSGLHGMWSGGALAGSAAGTVAAHTELDGRVHFALAAAVLTAVSAVACRWVLEPVAHADEEPPPHFALPPRSALLIGAVGFCAVFAEGASLDWSAVYLRDEMGSSPGLAAACTTGFALTMAVARLVGDAVVERLGPVRTVRAGGMLATLGGVLIVTSSAAAQAMAGFGLLGLGIAVVVPVVFAAAARSAHAPSQAIAGVATIMYASGLIAPAAIGQVADATSLTVSFGLVTVLATGLIAGAGLLRGQRSKTRAKAPGAVPDPAPAPGTDM